A genomic window from Paenibacillus sp. FSL K6-0276 includes:
- a CDS encoding 3'-5' exonuclease, with protein MDFIAIDFETANSSRSSACALGLVEVKDGRITTEHSWLIDPKQRFDGMNISIHGITPSMVIGQPTFHELWPTVEPLLHGQIVVAHNASFDMSVLRYCLDGMSLSYPSFQYLCTYLLGKKMLPDLPSHKLNIVSQHFGIELKHHDALDDARAAASVLLKLMERESHRDPLLLSSSQGYTNGTMFAGGYTPFSARKSKPAKRPVNKQQRTKTSIYSSRCNLST; from the coding sequence ATGGACTTTATAGCAATTGACTTTGAAACGGCGAACTCCAGTCGCTCCAGCGCCTGTGCCTTGGGGCTTGTAGAAGTAAAAGATGGACGAATAACGACCGAACATTCTTGGCTGATCGATCCGAAACAGCGGTTTGACGGCATGAACATTTCGATACATGGCATCACCCCCTCCATGGTAATCGGTCAGCCTACTTTCCATGAACTGTGGCCCACCGTTGAACCTTTGCTGCACGGGCAAATCGTTGTGGCACACAACGCCTCTTTTGATATGAGTGTGCTACGGTATTGCCTCGATGGAATGTCCTTAAGCTATCCGAGCTTTCAATACCTATGTACTTATTTACTAGGTAAAAAAATGCTGCCCGATCTACCCTCTCATAAGCTTAATATAGTCTCCCAGCATTTCGGCATTGAGTTGAAGCATCATGATGCTCTCGATGACGCGCGCGCTGCAGCCTCGGTTCTATTAAAGCTTATGGAGCGAGAATCACACCGTGATCCGCTTTTGCTCTCTAGCAGCCAAGGATATACTAACGGAACGATGTTTGCTGGTGGATACACTCCTTTTTCTGCTCGTAAGAGTAAGCCTGCTAAGAGGCCCGTTAACAAACAACAAAGAACGAAAACTTCTATTTATAGCAGCCGCTGCAATTTATCGACATAA